Proteins encoded within one genomic window of Cucumis sativus cultivar 9930 chromosome 3, Cucumber_9930_V3, whole genome shotgun sequence:
- the LOC101211852 gene encoding lysine-specific demethylase JMJ706 isoform X1 has protein sequence MVEGRICSSREDRNGLALLKLKRLQPTNSETANKTSTVKNMMNRSGGDALRASTPCGVRLLGGNAETFSRSSGMSHERDVFSKRRVDKFEYDDLEWTKKIPECPVYSPSKEEFEDPLVYLQKIAPEASKYGICKIVSPLIASVTAGAVLMKEKPGFKFTTRVQPFRFAEWDTDDQVTFYMSGRNYTFRDFEKIANKIYARRYSSSGCLPASYMEKEFWREIACGKTESVEYACDVDGSAFSSSPSDELGTSKWNLKNLSRLPKSILRLLENPIPGVTDPMLYIGMLFSMFAWHVEDHYLYSINYHHCGASKTWYGIPGQAALQFENVVREHVYTRDILSTGGEDGAFDVLLGKTTLFPPSILLDHKVPVYRAVQQPGEFVITFPRAYHAGFSHGFNCGEAVNFAMGDWFPLGAVASQRYALLNRMPLIPHEELLCKEAMLLYTNSEFEDPHYASAELASHYSIKTSFVSLIRFQHRARWSLMKSRTCTGVSSNLHGTILCSLCKRDCYISYINCSCYGHPVCLRHDIKSLNFSCGSNRTLILCEDIFEMESAAQKFEQECGGQTNYVEELYSYPLLNLFKGADSDGYTPYCEIEVQLDSEFTAAAAAICRLGENECVSSSQPTQSCITENHRPEPSDLSLSCEASTLCSVVDYNETLSTTSHVPRNSSFEHSSDISNRVLEPSRNNCSSSSLGSVRASELTTLVDRESDDSDAEIFRVKRRPLKLDKKTGSDATSLKQFAGQQDGRKRLKRIQTNGNSEHLKPLDCHGTDKSRYKFYPSTAHKDSAESDAIEKCGRGSIKCQRFSNEKLMNRQRAYELNNRRRERFQHDMAKPKRVHHPHPSMEIGPKRLKIRGPTFSGPIPDHIDSKWA, from the exons ATG GTGGAGGGAAGAATATGTTCATCGAGAGAGGATAGAAATGGGTTAGCTCTTCTGAAGCTTAAGAGGCTTCAGCCAACAAATTCTGAAACTGCCAACAAAACTTCAACTGTCAAGAATATGATGAACAGAAGTGGAGGTGATGCTTTAAGGGCCTCAACTCCTTGTGGTGTGAGATTACTTGGTGGCAATGCAGAAACCTTTTCTCGTTCAAGTGGCATGTCACATGAGAGGGATGTCTTTTCAAAAAGGAGAGTAGACAAGTTTGAATATGATGATTTAGAGTGGACGAAGAAGATTCCAGAATGCCCCGTGTATTCTCCCTCAAAGGAGGAATTTGAGGATCCTTTGGTCTATTTGCAAAAGATAGCTCCTGAAGCCTCAAAATATG GCATATGCAAGATTGTTTCCCCACTGATTGCTTCTGTTACTGCTGGGGCTGTATTAATGAAGGAGAAACCAGGGTTCAAGTTTACAACGAGAGTGCAACCTTTTCGTTTTGCTGAATGGGATACTGATGATCAGGTTACCTTTTACATGAGTGGAAG GAACTATACATTTCgcgattttgaaaaaattgcaAACAAGATATATGCTCGTAGATATAGTAGTTCTGGATGTCTACCTGCGTCATATATGGAAAAGGAATTTTGGCGTGAAATTGCTTGTGGGAAGACAGAAAGTGTTGAATATGCTTGCGATGTTGATGGTAGTGCGTTTTCGTCTTCTCCATCTGATGAGCTTGGAACAAGTAAATGGAATTTGAAG AACCTTTCACGGCTACCCAAGTCCATATTGCGCCTTTTGGAAAATCCAATACCG GGAGTAACGGACCCCATGCTTTATATTGGAATGCTGTTTAGTATGTTTGCTTGGCATGTGGAGGATCATTATCTATACAG TATTAATTATCATCATTGTGGGGCATCTAAAACTTGGTATGGCATTCCTGGTCAAGCAGCTTTGCAGTTTGAAAATGTGGTCAGGGAGCATGTGTACACCCGTGATATCTTATCAACTGGTGGAGAGGATGGAGCATTTGACGTTCTTCTGGGGAAAACGACGTTGTTTCCACCAAGTATTTTGTTGGATCATAAGGTGCCTGTATACAGAGCTGTCCAGCAACCTGGAGAGTTTGTAATTACCTTCCCCAGAGCATATCATGCTGGATTCAGCCATG GCTTCAATTGTGGTGAAGCAGTGAACTTTGCGATGGGTGATTGGTTCCCCTTGGGAGCTGTTGCTAGTCAGCGTTATGCACTTCTAAACAGGATGCCTCTAATTCCTCATGAAGAGCTTCTGTGTAAAGAAGCAATGCTTCTCTACACAAATTCAGAATTTGAAGACCCACATTATGCTTCTGCAGAGTTAGCCTCTCATTATTCTATTAAGACTTCTTTTGTAAGTCTGATTCGCTTCCAGCATCGCGCCCGATGGTCATTGATGAAATCAAGAACATGCACTGGTGTATCATCAAATCTTCATGGAACCATCCTATGCAGCTTATGCAAACGTGACTGCTATATATCTTATATCAACTGCAGTTGTTATGGACATCCAGTGTGTCTTCGTCATG ATATCAAATCTCTGAACTTCTCATGTGGTAGCAACCGCACACTCATCCTGTGTGaggatatttttgaaatggaatCCGCAGCTCAGAAATTCGAGCAGGAATGTGGAGGCCAAACTAATTACGTTGAAGAATTGTATTCTTATCCTctgttaaatttatttaagggAGCTGATTCGGATGGATACACTCCTTATTGCGAAATAGAAGTGCAGTTAGATTCCGAATTtactgctgctgctgctgcgaTTTGTCGCTTGGGAGAAAATGAATGTGTTTCCAGTAGCCAGCCTACACAAAGTTGTATCACTGAAAACCATAGACCTGAACCATCAgatctttctctctcttgtgAAGCGTCAACTCTTTGTTCGGTTGTAGACTATAATGAAACATTGTCCACTACTAGCCAT GTACCAAGAAATTCAAGTTTTGAGCACTCTTCTGATATTTCTAACCGTGTACTTGAGCCATCACGTAATAATTGCTCGAGTTCATCTCTAGGCAGTGTACGTGCATCGGAGCTAACCACTTTAGTAGATCGAGAAAGTGATGATTCTGATGCAGAAATTTTTAGGGTCAAGCGTCGCCCGCTGAAGCTGGATAAAAAGACCGGGAGTGATGCCACGTCTTTAAAGCAGTTTGCTGGCCAG CAGGATGGCCGCAAAAGATTGAAGAGAATCCAAACAAATGGGAACTCTGAGCACCTAAAGCCATTGGATTGCCATGGAACCGACAAATCACGTTATAAATTCTACCCTTCTACTGCTCATAAAGACTCTGCAGAAAGTGATGCAATTGAAAAGTGTGGCAGAGGAAGTATCAAGTGCCAGAGATTCAGCAACGAGAAACTAATGAATAGACAGCGCGCCTACGAACTCAACAACCGCAGAAGGGAACGGTTTCAGCATGATATGGCGAAGCCCAAAAGGGTTCATCATCCACATCCCTCTATGGAAATTGGGCCTAAGCGTCTCAAAATCAGAGGCCCAACATTCAGTGGCCCAATACCAGATCATATTGATTCCAAATGGGCCTAA
- the LOC101211852 gene encoding lysine-specific demethylase JMJ706 isoform X2, translating into MVEGRICSSREDRNGLALLKLKRLQPTNSETANKTSTVKNMMNRSGGDALRASTPCGVRLLGGNAETFSRSSGMSHERDVFSKRRVDKFEYDDLEWTKKIPECPVYSPSKEEFEDPLVYLQKIAPEASKYGICKIVSPLIASVTAGAVLMKEKPGFKFTTRVQPFRFAEWDTDDQVTFYMSGRNYTFRDFEKIANKIYARRYSSSGCLPASYMEKEFWREIACGKTESVEYACDVDGSAFSSSPSDELGTSKWNLKNLSRLPKSILRLLENPIPGVTDPMLYIGMLFSMFAWHVEDHYLYSINYHHCGASKTWYGIPGQAALQFENVVREHVYTRDILSTGGEDGAFDVLLGKTTLFPPSILLDHKVPVYRAVQQPGEFVITFPRAYHAGFSHGFNCGEAVNFAMGDWFPLGAVASQRYALLNRMPLIPHEELLCKEAMLLYTNSEFEDPHYASAELASHYSIKTSFVSLIRFQHRARWSLMKSRTCTGVSSNLHGTILCSLCKRDCYISYINCSCYGHPVCLRHDIKSLNFSCGSNRTLILCEDIFEMESAAQKFEQECGGQTNYVEELYSYPLLNLFKGADSDGYTPYCEIEVQLDSEFTAAAAAICRLGENECVSSSQPTQSCITENHRPEPSDLSLSCEASTLCSVVDYNETLSTTSHVPRNSSFEHSSDISNRVLEPSRNNCSSSSLGSVRASELTTLVDRESDDSDAEIFRVKRRPLKLDKKTGSDATSLKQFAGQDGRKRLKRIQTNGNSEHLKPLDCHGTDKSRYKFYPSTAHKDSAESDAIEKCGRGSIKCQRFSNEKLMNRQRAYELNNRRRERFQHDMAKPKRVHHPHPSMEIGPKRLKIRGPTFSGPIPDHIDSKWA; encoded by the exons ATG GTGGAGGGAAGAATATGTTCATCGAGAGAGGATAGAAATGGGTTAGCTCTTCTGAAGCTTAAGAGGCTTCAGCCAACAAATTCTGAAACTGCCAACAAAACTTCAACTGTCAAGAATATGATGAACAGAAGTGGAGGTGATGCTTTAAGGGCCTCAACTCCTTGTGGTGTGAGATTACTTGGTGGCAATGCAGAAACCTTTTCTCGTTCAAGTGGCATGTCACATGAGAGGGATGTCTTTTCAAAAAGGAGAGTAGACAAGTTTGAATATGATGATTTAGAGTGGACGAAGAAGATTCCAGAATGCCCCGTGTATTCTCCCTCAAAGGAGGAATTTGAGGATCCTTTGGTCTATTTGCAAAAGATAGCTCCTGAAGCCTCAAAATATG GCATATGCAAGATTGTTTCCCCACTGATTGCTTCTGTTACTGCTGGGGCTGTATTAATGAAGGAGAAACCAGGGTTCAAGTTTACAACGAGAGTGCAACCTTTTCGTTTTGCTGAATGGGATACTGATGATCAGGTTACCTTTTACATGAGTGGAAG GAACTATACATTTCgcgattttgaaaaaattgcaAACAAGATATATGCTCGTAGATATAGTAGTTCTGGATGTCTACCTGCGTCATATATGGAAAAGGAATTTTGGCGTGAAATTGCTTGTGGGAAGACAGAAAGTGTTGAATATGCTTGCGATGTTGATGGTAGTGCGTTTTCGTCTTCTCCATCTGATGAGCTTGGAACAAGTAAATGGAATTTGAAG AACCTTTCACGGCTACCCAAGTCCATATTGCGCCTTTTGGAAAATCCAATACCG GGAGTAACGGACCCCATGCTTTATATTGGAATGCTGTTTAGTATGTTTGCTTGGCATGTGGAGGATCATTATCTATACAG TATTAATTATCATCATTGTGGGGCATCTAAAACTTGGTATGGCATTCCTGGTCAAGCAGCTTTGCAGTTTGAAAATGTGGTCAGGGAGCATGTGTACACCCGTGATATCTTATCAACTGGTGGAGAGGATGGAGCATTTGACGTTCTTCTGGGGAAAACGACGTTGTTTCCACCAAGTATTTTGTTGGATCATAAGGTGCCTGTATACAGAGCTGTCCAGCAACCTGGAGAGTTTGTAATTACCTTCCCCAGAGCATATCATGCTGGATTCAGCCATG GCTTCAATTGTGGTGAAGCAGTGAACTTTGCGATGGGTGATTGGTTCCCCTTGGGAGCTGTTGCTAGTCAGCGTTATGCACTTCTAAACAGGATGCCTCTAATTCCTCATGAAGAGCTTCTGTGTAAAGAAGCAATGCTTCTCTACACAAATTCAGAATTTGAAGACCCACATTATGCTTCTGCAGAGTTAGCCTCTCATTATTCTATTAAGACTTCTTTTGTAAGTCTGATTCGCTTCCAGCATCGCGCCCGATGGTCATTGATGAAATCAAGAACATGCACTGGTGTATCATCAAATCTTCATGGAACCATCCTATGCAGCTTATGCAAACGTGACTGCTATATATCTTATATCAACTGCAGTTGTTATGGACATCCAGTGTGTCTTCGTCATG ATATCAAATCTCTGAACTTCTCATGTGGTAGCAACCGCACACTCATCCTGTGTGaggatatttttgaaatggaatCCGCAGCTCAGAAATTCGAGCAGGAATGTGGAGGCCAAACTAATTACGTTGAAGAATTGTATTCTTATCCTctgttaaatttatttaagggAGCTGATTCGGATGGATACACTCCTTATTGCGAAATAGAAGTGCAGTTAGATTCCGAATTtactgctgctgctgctgcgaTTTGTCGCTTGGGAGAAAATGAATGTGTTTCCAGTAGCCAGCCTACACAAAGTTGTATCACTGAAAACCATAGACCTGAACCATCAgatctttctctctcttgtgAAGCGTCAACTCTTTGTTCGGTTGTAGACTATAATGAAACATTGTCCACTACTAGCCAT GTACCAAGAAATTCAAGTTTTGAGCACTCTTCTGATATTTCTAACCGTGTACTTGAGCCATCACGTAATAATTGCTCGAGTTCATCTCTAGGCAGTGTACGTGCATCGGAGCTAACCACTTTAGTAGATCGAGAAAGTGATGATTCTGATGCAGAAATTTTTAGGGTCAAGCGTCGCCCGCTGAAGCTGGATAAAAAGACCGGGAGTGATGCCACGTCTTTAAAGCAGTTTGCTGGCCAG GATGGCCGCAAAAGATTGAAGAGAATCCAAACAAATGGGAACTCTGAGCACCTAAAGCCATTGGATTGCCATGGAACCGACAAATCACGTTATAAATTCTACCCTTCTACTGCTCATAAAGACTCTGCAGAAAGTGATGCAATTGAAAAGTGTGGCAGAGGAAGTATCAAGTGCCAGAGATTCAGCAACGAGAAACTAATGAATAGACAGCGCGCCTACGAACTCAACAACCGCAGAAGGGAACGGTTTCAGCATGATATGGCGAAGCCCAAAAGGGTTCATCATCCACATCCCTCTATGGAAATTGGGCCTAAGCGTCTCAAAATCAGAGGCCCAACATTCAGTGGCCCAATACCAGATCATATTGATTCCAAATGGGCCTAA
- the LOC101211852 gene encoding lysine-specific demethylase JMJ706 isoform X3, protein MMNRSGGDALRASTPCGVRLLGGNAETFSRSSGMSHERDVFSKRRVDKFEYDDLEWTKKIPECPVYSPSKEEFEDPLVYLQKIAPEASKYGICKIVSPLIASVTAGAVLMKEKPGFKFTTRVQPFRFAEWDTDDQVTFYMSGRNYTFRDFEKIANKIYARRYSSSGCLPASYMEKEFWREIACGKTESVEYACDVDGSAFSSSPSDELGTSKWNLKNLSRLPKSILRLLENPIPGVTDPMLYIGMLFSMFAWHVEDHYLYSINYHHCGASKTWYGIPGQAALQFENVVREHVYTRDILSTGGEDGAFDVLLGKTTLFPPSILLDHKVPVYRAVQQPGEFVITFPRAYHAGFSHGFNCGEAVNFAMGDWFPLGAVASQRYALLNRMPLIPHEELLCKEAMLLYTNSEFEDPHYASAELASHYSIKTSFVSLIRFQHRARWSLMKSRTCTGVSSNLHGTILCSLCKRDCYISYINCSCYGHPVCLRHDIKSLNFSCGSNRTLILCEDIFEMESAAQKFEQECGGQTNYVEELYSYPLLNLFKGADSDGYTPYCEIEVQLDSEFTAAAAAICRLGENECVSSSQPTQSCITENHRPEPSDLSLSCEASTLCSVVDYNETLSTTSHVPRNSSFEHSSDISNRVLEPSRNNCSSSSLGSVRASELTTLVDRESDDSDAEIFRVKRRPLKLDKKTGSDATSLKQFAGQQDGRKRLKRIQTNGNSEHLKPLDCHGTDKSRYKFYPSTAHKDSAESDAIEKCGRGSIKCQRFSNEKLMNRQRAYELNNRRRERFQHDMAKPKRVHHPHPSMEIGPKRLKIRGPTFSGPIPDHIDSKWA, encoded by the exons ATGATGAACAGAAGTGGAGGTGATGCTTTAAGGGCCTCAACTCCTTGTGGTGTGAGATTACTTGGTGGCAATGCAGAAACCTTTTCTCGTTCAAGTGGCATGTCACATGAGAGGGATGTCTTTTCAAAAAGGAGAGTAGACAAGTTTGAATATGATGATTTAGAGTGGACGAAGAAGATTCCAGAATGCCCCGTGTATTCTCCCTCAAAGGAGGAATTTGAGGATCCTTTGGTCTATTTGCAAAAGATAGCTCCTGAAGCCTCAAAATATG GCATATGCAAGATTGTTTCCCCACTGATTGCTTCTGTTACTGCTGGGGCTGTATTAATGAAGGAGAAACCAGGGTTCAAGTTTACAACGAGAGTGCAACCTTTTCGTTTTGCTGAATGGGATACTGATGATCAGGTTACCTTTTACATGAGTGGAAG GAACTATACATTTCgcgattttgaaaaaattgcaAACAAGATATATGCTCGTAGATATAGTAGTTCTGGATGTCTACCTGCGTCATATATGGAAAAGGAATTTTGGCGTGAAATTGCTTGTGGGAAGACAGAAAGTGTTGAATATGCTTGCGATGTTGATGGTAGTGCGTTTTCGTCTTCTCCATCTGATGAGCTTGGAACAAGTAAATGGAATTTGAAG AACCTTTCACGGCTACCCAAGTCCATATTGCGCCTTTTGGAAAATCCAATACCG GGAGTAACGGACCCCATGCTTTATATTGGAATGCTGTTTAGTATGTTTGCTTGGCATGTGGAGGATCATTATCTATACAG TATTAATTATCATCATTGTGGGGCATCTAAAACTTGGTATGGCATTCCTGGTCAAGCAGCTTTGCAGTTTGAAAATGTGGTCAGGGAGCATGTGTACACCCGTGATATCTTATCAACTGGTGGAGAGGATGGAGCATTTGACGTTCTTCTGGGGAAAACGACGTTGTTTCCACCAAGTATTTTGTTGGATCATAAGGTGCCTGTATACAGAGCTGTCCAGCAACCTGGAGAGTTTGTAATTACCTTCCCCAGAGCATATCATGCTGGATTCAGCCATG GCTTCAATTGTGGTGAAGCAGTGAACTTTGCGATGGGTGATTGGTTCCCCTTGGGAGCTGTTGCTAGTCAGCGTTATGCACTTCTAAACAGGATGCCTCTAATTCCTCATGAAGAGCTTCTGTGTAAAGAAGCAATGCTTCTCTACACAAATTCAGAATTTGAAGACCCACATTATGCTTCTGCAGAGTTAGCCTCTCATTATTCTATTAAGACTTCTTTTGTAAGTCTGATTCGCTTCCAGCATCGCGCCCGATGGTCATTGATGAAATCAAGAACATGCACTGGTGTATCATCAAATCTTCATGGAACCATCCTATGCAGCTTATGCAAACGTGACTGCTATATATCTTATATCAACTGCAGTTGTTATGGACATCCAGTGTGTCTTCGTCATG ATATCAAATCTCTGAACTTCTCATGTGGTAGCAACCGCACACTCATCCTGTGTGaggatatttttgaaatggaatCCGCAGCTCAGAAATTCGAGCAGGAATGTGGAGGCCAAACTAATTACGTTGAAGAATTGTATTCTTATCCTctgttaaatttatttaagggAGCTGATTCGGATGGATACACTCCTTATTGCGAAATAGAAGTGCAGTTAGATTCCGAATTtactgctgctgctgctgcgaTTTGTCGCTTGGGAGAAAATGAATGTGTTTCCAGTAGCCAGCCTACACAAAGTTGTATCACTGAAAACCATAGACCTGAACCATCAgatctttctctctcttgtgAAGCGTCAACTCTTTGTTCGGTTGTAGACTATAATGAAACATTGTCCACTACTAGCCAT GTACCAAGAAATTCAAGTTTTGAGCACTCTTCTGATATTTCTAACCGTGTACTTGAGCCATCACGTAATAATTGCTCGAGTTCATCTCTAGGCAGTGTACGTGCATCGGAGCTAACCACTTTAGTAGATCGAGAAAGTGATGATTCTGATGCAGAAATTTTTAGGGTCAAGCGTCGCCCGCTGAAGCTGGATAAAAAGACCGGGAGTGATGCCACGTCTTTAAAGCAGTTTGCTGGCCAG CAGGATGGCCGCAAAAGATTGAAGAGAATCCAAACAAATGGGAACTCTGAGCACCTAAAGCCATTGGATTGCCATGGAACCGACAAATCACGTTATAAATTCTACCCTTCTACTGCTCATAAAGACTCTGCAGAAAGTGATGCAATTGAAAAGTGTGGCAGAGGAAGTATCAAGTGCCAGAGATTCAGCAACGAGAAACTAATGAATAGACAGCGCGCCTACGAACTCAACAACCGCAGAAGGGAACGGTTTCAGCATGATATGGCGAAGCCCAAAAGGGTTCATCATCCACATCCCTCTATGGAAATTGGGCCTAAGCGTCTCAAAATCAGAGGCCCAACATTCAGTGGCCCAATACCAGATCATATTGATTCCAAATGGGCCTAA
- the LOC101208171 gene encoding plastoglobulin-1, chloroplastic, whose product MASLLSSSSSSSRSSLFFTTNPKFPLFSSLPTISRPSFLSFNLSHKESGALRFPSLRLTSSLSDDPSTTDEDDTTSRPKITDEWGEETEPEPDSTLTRLSDFDPPKEDDEWGGDEGNGKPSVVEEKSEEYVDNRDKLLELKRCLVDTVYGTEFGFRAGLEERAEILEIVNQLEAANPTPAPVEASGLLDGNWILVYTAFSELLPLLALGALPLVKVEKITQEIDSNTLTIVNSTTLSSPFTTFSFSASAAFEVRSPSRIQVQFKEGILQPPEIKSRLDLPENIDIFGQKVNLSPVQQTLDPVQQTVASLFQVISGQPPLKIPIPGDRNKSWLLITYLDEDLRISRGDGGLFVLVKEGSALLDQ is encoded by the exons ATGGCTTCTctcttgtcttcttcttcttcttcttcacggAGTTCCCTCTTCTTCACTACAAACCCTAAATTCCCACTCTTCTCCTCTCTCCCCACTATTTCCCGCCCATCATTTCTCTCCTTCAATCTCTCTCACAAAGAATCTGGAGCTCTCAGATTCCCCTCCCTTCGCCTCACCTCCTCTCTCTCCGATGACCCATCTACCACCGACGAAGACGATACCACTTCTCGCCCGAAGATCACCGATGAGTGGGGCGAAGAAACGGAACCCGAACCTGACTCTACGTTGACGAGACTCTCGGACTTCGATCCGCCGAAGGAAGATGACGAGTGGGGTGGCGATGAAGGAAATGGTAAACCTTCTGTGGTTGAGGAAAAGAGTGAGGAGTATGTGGATAATCGTGATAAGCTTTTGGAGCTTAAGAGATGTTTGGTTGATACGGTTTACGGGACTGAGTTTGGATTTAGGGCTGGGTTGGAGGAAAGAGCTGAAATTTTGGAGATTGTGAACCAATTGGAGGCGGCGAATCCAACTCCGGCGCCGGTAGAGGCCTCTGGACTTTTAGATGGTAACTGGATTCTAGT GTATACTGCATTCTCCGAGCTGCTGCCACTTCTAGCATTAGGAGCATTGCCGTTGGTGAAAGTGGAGAAGATTACTCAAGAAATTGACTCAAATACGCTTACCATTGTGAACTCCACCACTTTGTCCAGCCCATTTACTACATTTTCTTTCAGTGCATCTGCTGCTTTTGAAGTTCGAAGTCCTTCAAGGATACAG GTTCAATTCAAAGAAGGTATTCTGCAACCTCCTGAGATAAAGTCAAGGCTAGATCTTCcagaaaatattgatatttttggaCAAAAAGTTAACTTATCCCCTGTGCAACAAACTCTTGATCCGGTACAGCAAACCGTAGCAAGTCTATTCCAGGTCATTTCGGGTCAGCCTCCACTCAAGATACCAATTCCAGGTGATCGTAACAAGTCCTGGCTACTTATTACATACCTCGATGAAGATCTTCGAATATCGAGGGGCGATGGCGgtctttttgttcttgttaAAGAAGGGAGCGCCCTACTAGATCAGTGA